The following is a genomic window from bacterium.
ATCTTGATAATGTAATTCCATATGTTTTAAAGGTGATTGATATAATAACCTACAAACAGAAAGTATAAATAATTCCTTCCAGAAAATTGGAAAAGTATTTTTTAGTTTATCTATTACTTCTTCATTCTCTTTTATTAAAAACCAACTTGCTCCATACTCTTTACATGTTGTTGGTCTATTAATTCTATATCCTGGTTCTTTCAATCCTTCTGGGGTTATTACCCCTAAATATTCTCCTGTTACCTTCCTGTCAATAAGCACCTTAAATGCACCCCTAATCGGCAGTTGATACTACACCACTTTTTTAATAATATCCCTGTGTAAATTTTGACATCACCTACTAATAAAAATCTTGTTTTTTAAAAAAACAGCAGTAGAATTTGTGGATAATGTGGGTAACTTTCCATGAGTTATCCAAGTTTTCGTGGATAATGAAAATAACTAACTTTATTAATTAAAAATGCTTTATTCATCCTCCACAAAACGGCAGCATCCCCAAAATTTCATTTCACCTGCCTGTTTTTCTTTTTCCTCTTTTCTATACTAATAAGTGTGTATATTAAACCTGCAAAAATATTACCTTTCAGTAGTTATTTTTGTTTTTTAAAAAATATATCAAAACCCACACATATTAAGGACCTGCAGAACACTTGACAACAACTTGGGGGGCATAATGAAAACAGAATTAAAATTTCTCAATTAATAGTAGATATGTTAAAGGTTAATTGATAAAAAAATTTGAACTTTAACTTGCTCACTCTGCTTTTAATAGAGTACAAAAGTAGATAAATATTCTTATCAGAAAGACAGGGTTGAGTAAATATTTACCTTCATTAAAAATTTAAATTTCAAACTTTTCAAATCAAAAAGCAGTTTTCTATCATAATCTAATTGAAAATTTTTAGGGTTGTTGACAAGAGAAAAGAAATTTAATACAATTAAACTTGGAGGTTTTATAAAAATGAAGACAGATTTGGCTTTTTTATTGGAATACTGGGAGAAAGAAAAAGGGATTGAGAAAAAATATTTAATTGAGTCACTTGAAAAAGGGCTTTTATCTGTTTACAGGAAAAAAGCAGGACTACCCAGCAATGTTGATATAAAAATAGACCCGGAAACAGGGGAGATAAAATTTTTGGATAACCAGGGTGAAGAAATTGCACCTCCTTCTTTTCCATGGGAAAGAATTGCTGCTCAAACAGCAAAACAGGTTATTCTCAAAAAATTGAAAGAAGCAGAAAAAATTACCATTTATAATGAGTTTAAACAATTAGAAGGAGAGATAATAAGTGGAATGGTTGAAAGATTTGAAGATGGGCATGTTGTAATTTCCATTGGAAAAGCAGAAGGACTGCTACCTCAACATCATAAATTACCAAATGACCATTTTAAAATTGGATACCCAATAAAAGCATATTTATTAGAAGTAAGGCAACCAAATAAAGGGATATTTCAGTTAATTGTTTCAAGAACTCATCCAAATTTTATTTTGAAATTACTTGAAAAAGAAATTCCCGAAATTAAGGAAGGTATAATAATAGTCAAAGGTATAGCAAGATTCCCTGGTGATCTAACAAAAATAGCAGTATATTCAAAAGATGAAAAAATTGACCCTGTTGGAACATGTATAGGAAATAAGTCATTAAGAATTAAAAACATAGTTAAAGAATTAAATGGAGAAAAGATAGAAATTATTTCATGGGATAGAGATATAACTAAATTTATTGAAAATTCATTAAGCCCTGCTAAATGCGAAAAAGTTATTTTAAAAAAAGGAAAAAGAGAAGCAATTGCTATTGTTGACGATTCCCAGTTATTTCTTGCAATTGGGAAAAGAGGACAAAATGTCCGTCTTGCATCAAAATTAACTAATTGGGATATAAGAGTTTATAAAAAATCTGAATTCGCGGAAAATGTAAAACCAGCAATAAGTATAATAGATGAACTTACAGAAGAAATGGCAGAAATTCTTGCAAAAAATGGGTATAACTCATTAAAAGACCTTTCAGAGGCAGATGTCTCTGAAATTGCTAATTTATTGAAAATACCCGAAGAACAAGCACAACAAATTATTACAAAAGCAGGGAATTATATAAAAAAATGAGAATATATGAAATTGCTAAAAAACTTGGTGTACATAGTAAAAAAGTGATTGAGATTCTTGAAACACTTGAAATAAAAAATAAAACACATTTAAGTGCTCTTTCAGAAGAGGAATATAAAAAATTTAAAGAATATCTTTCCCGAGAGGAAAAAATTACTAAACCAACAACCGTTGAAGAAAAAGTTAAAAAAGTAATAAAAGTTAGTGAAAATGAAACAGTTGGGGAAATAAGTAAAAAATTTAATTTATCACCTTCAAAAGTTATTAAAGACCTTATGGAAATGGGAATAATTGCAAATATAAATCAATCCATTTCTCTTGATACAATAAAAAAACTCTGTGATAAAGAAGGTTATATTTGCGAAGTTATAAAAGGCGAAGAAGAAAAAGAAAAGGAAAAAGAAAAAAAAATATCAAAAAATCTTATTCCAAGAGGTCCAGTTGTAACAGTTATGGGACATGTTGACCATGGAAAAACAACAATTCTTGATTCAATAAGAAAAACAAAAGTAGTTGAACAAGAGGCAGGGCAAATAACACAGAAAATCGGTGCTTATAAAATAGTTGTGAATAACCATCCAATTGTGTTTATTGATACTCCTGGACATGAAGCATTTACTGCAATGAGAGCATTAGGAGCAAAAGTTACAGATATTGTAGTTCTTGTCGTTGCTGCTGATGAAGGAATTAAGCCACAAACAATTGAAGCATTAAATCATGCAAAATCAGCAAATGTTCCAATTATTGTTGCTATAAATAAAATTGACAAACCAAACGCTAATATAGATAGAGTAAAACAGCAATTTTCTGAAATTGGTGTTATTCCAGATGACTGGGGTGGAGACACTATTTTTGTACCTGTTTCTGGCTATACAGGACAGGGTATAAATGACCTTCTTGAAATGATAATTCTTGTTGGGGAAATGTTAGAACTTAAAGCAGACCCAACAGGAAAAGGTGAAGGAACTGTAATTGAATCAAAACTTGACCAGAAAATGGGACCTTTAATATCAATTATTGTAGAAAATGGAACTTTAAATATTTCTGACTCATTTGTTGTTGGTAATACATGGGGAAAAGTAAAAGCAATGTTTGATGATAAAGGAAATAGATTGACCAAAGCAGGTCCTACCACTCCTGTTGAAATATTAGGTTCTCATAACACTGTTAAACCAGGAGAAAAATTTTTAGTGGTAGATTCAGAAAAAGAAGGCAGAAGAATAGCCGAAGAGAAAAATAAAAA
Proteins encoded in this region:
- the infB gene encoding translation initiation factor IF-2; its protein translation is MRIYEIAKKLGVHSKKVIEILETLEIKNKTHLSALSEEEYKKFKEYLSREEKITKPTTVEEKVKKVIKVSENETVGEISKKFNLSPSKVIKDLMEMGIIANINQSISLDTIKKLCDKEGYICEVIKGEEEKEKEKEKKISKNLIPRGPVVTVMGHVDHGKTTILDSIRKTKVVEQEAGQITQKIGAYKIVVNNHPIVFIDTPGHEAFTAMRALGAKVTDIVVLVVAADEGIKPQTIEALNHAKSANVPIIVAINKIDKPNANIDRVKQQFSEIGVIPDDWGGDTIFVPVSGYTGQGINDLLEMIILVGEMLELKADPTGKGEGTVIESKLDQKMGPLISIIVENGTLNISDSFVVGNTWGKVKAMFDDKGNRLTKAGPTTPVEILGSHNTVKPGEKFLVVDSEKEGRRIAEEKNKKTIIQPVKKITLEDLYKEIEKGIIKELKIILKCDTSGSIDAIKEAISKVPQNEVEINILHSGTGQISESDVLLADASNGIVIGFNVAIEPKAKDLAKKEHVEVKTYNIIYDLIDDLSKSIEGMLIPETKETLTGQAIVKKVFKVGKNLAVAGCLVVDGKVIINSKAKVVRDGQIIYEGSLVSLKRFKESVREVPKNTECGIIVSDFTNFKEGDIIQSYIEEEVPKNLTKERK
- the nusA gene encoding transcription termination factor NusA; this encodes MKTDLAFLLEYWEKEKGIEKKYLIESLEKGLLSVYRKKAGLPSNVDIKIDPETGEIKFLDNQGEEIAPPSFPWERIAAQTAKQVILKKLKEAEKITIYNEFKQLEGEIISGMVERFEDGHVVISIGKAEGLLPQHHKLPNDHFKIGYPIKAYLLEVRQPNKGIFQLIVSRTHPNFILKLLEKEIPEIKEGIIIVKGIARFPGDLTKIAVYSKDEKIDPVGTCIGNKSLRIKNIVKELNGEKIEIISWDRDITKFIENSLSPAKCEKVILKKGKREAIAIVDDSQLFLAIGKRGQNVRLASKLTNWDIRVYKKSEFAENVKPAISIIDELTEEMAEILAKNGYNSLKDLSEADVSEIANLLKIPEEQAQQIITKAGNYIKK